The DNA region TCGGTTAGAGAAGGTGGTTTTGAGTGTCGGCGTTGGATCTGTAAAAGACAAGAAGAAGCTTGAGGTTATTGAAGATCGATTAGCAAAAATAACTGGTCAAAAACCATCTCCTAGACCAGCAAAGATTTCTATAGCTAATTTTAAATCAAGACAAGGTGAAATTGTTGGTTACCAGATTACTTTAAGGGGTAAGAGAATGATAGATTTTTTGGAGAGATTTATCAGAATAGCCCTGCCTCGCTCCAAAGATTTCAAAGGTATTTCCTCTGATTTTCTTGACGATATAGGCAATTTGACTATCGGCATTAAAGAACACACCATTTTTCCTGAAACTTCTGATGAAGATATAAAGGATGTTTTTGGTTTGGCAGTGACGATTGTAACTACAGCCAAAAATAAGCCAGAAGCCGAAGCGTTTTTCAGACACCTCGGTTTACCTTTTAAAAAATAGGGATTGGGGTATAGCCAATAGTTCGGGTTTGTTGATTTATCAAATTGAGAATTTTTGATTTCGCATCATTCTGCGCAAAATTTTTATTGACAAATAAATTAGTTATGATAGAATAGAAAAGGATGTTATTTTACATTGTCGTTGCAAACGGGCAGGAAAATGTGTCTTAAGGACTCATTTTCCTGCCTGTGTTGGGCTGGATTTCCCGAAAGTGTCGACGGGCCAAGGGGAACTTGGAAAATCGACACAAGTATCTTCGCCTCCAGGTGAGGCAAGGAGAAAGTCATGAGGTATCTCAGTGAGAAGCGTCGTCAGCGGTTCGCCCGGGAATTTCCGGGGTTGGATCAGATCCCCGGTTTCAAATGGGCGTCGATCAAGAAGTTCGACGTCCAGCGTGTCAGTCCGTTCCTTCTTCAGGGAGGAGGGATTATCATGGATGATCACAGAACGGTCTTCTACGTTGTCTACAATGGAGCGATGACGCGCCTGGATGCCAATGTGATCTTCGATCCTTCCTCTGATCGGCGGCCGAGCATTTACGTGCGGTCTAATGGAGAGCAGATTTTTCAGATCAGTTCCAGACCGCCAGACTTCATCGTTGAGATCCGCAGCGAATGGGATTCCCACGGTAATTCCATTGATGTCTGCATTATCTACAAGGCCGACAAGTTCGACTGGGATGGATACTTCAAGCGTTTCGAGCCTGGACCGGAGAAGTTCGAGCAGTTCGTCTGATGACAGCCAGCAACGGCAAAACGTTCTCGATTGACGTCTAAACAATCGAAGCCCCGACCATCTGGCCGGGGTTTTCTTTTGTATTTTCCTAAACCCTACACCCCAAACCCTAAACCTCACTGGCTATACCCCAGACCCTATACCCTAATTTAAGACCTACGGCAAGGTTAAACCTCCCAGAGAAAATACTGCTTAACAAAGCGATATTTTTCTTACACCTAATTGTCAAGGTTTAACCTTGACAGTGCTTACGCCTTTATTTTTCTTGACATTGCAATTAAATTGTACTATCCTTAAAAAGGATACGGAAAAACATGTGGTTTTCCGACAAAGTTTGTCATCCGGTTTGCCTAGCTCCATGTAGGAGTTAGCGCTGAAATAGTCAAGAGACAAAAGGAGATAAAGATGAAGAATCTGTGGATTTGTACGACCAGGATCTTTCTGTTTCAGATCTTGGTTGGTGGAGTGACGTTCGGTATGACCGGCGATGTTGCACTTGCGGCTACCGCGGTCATCATCATGACCGCCGCCGCGGTCATTGTCACCGCCCTCTCTGCAATCTCCACAACCGCCACCTACGCTGATCTTTTAACCACTCTTGCCGCTCTCATCGCCGCCTTCGCTGCCCATGCCGCTCTCATCGCCGCTTTCGCCTTCATCGAACTCGCCGCCTTCGTCATCGCCGCCCTCGTCTTCGTCATCGCCAAAAACGCGAGGGAAAACGGAGCCAAGGAGCCGTTCTGGGCTCTGTGGCTGACGGCATTGCCGGCCGGTGTCGGTACGATTATCGGCGGTTCGTACCTGCTTGCCTTGCGCTTGCAGGGCCGGAGGACAACAACCGCTTGATGAGCCATACCCCCGCGTCCATGTGACGCGGGGTTTTTCTATTCTATTTCTGTCCCCACATTTTCAAACCATCTAAACCCTATACCCCAGCAGACCCTATACCCTAATTTGACATAAATCTCCTTTCTGCTATTCTTTTACAAGCTCACCAAGAGCTATTTTAATTAGGGTTAGGAGTTTTGAATTTCCCTAAACCCTAAACCCTAGTCGCTAAACCCTAGTTCTCATGGCCACTAAAGCCCAAATTGCAAAATCAAAGAAAAAACCAAAGTTTCAAACCCGAACTGTTCGGCGTTGTTTTAAGTGTGGTCGTTGCAGGGGTTATATGAGAGATTTTGACCTCTGCCGAATTTGTTTTAGGGAGTTTGCGAACGAAGGGGTTTTGCCGGGGATTAAGAAATCAAGCTGGTAATTTTTTAATTTATCCTTCACTAGATTTGGAAAAATGACTGATCCAATATCCGATTTATTAATAAGAATTAAAAACGCGGCGCAAACTGGGAAAAAGCACGCTTCTGTTTCTTATTCCAAACTAATGCTTAATTTGTTGGAAGTTCTTGAAAAAGAAGGTTTTGTAGAAAAGATTTCGCAGAAAGGTAAAAAACCCGGAGATCGATCTATTGAATTTGAAATTTCTTACGATGGCTCAAAACCGAAAGTCAAAGGTACGGAAAGGGTTTCCAGGTTTTCAAGAAGGGTGTATTTGAAAAATAAGGACATTGCGGCAGTCAGAAAAGGTTTCGGACGCGTTATTTTAACGACCCCCAAGGGAGTTATGGCAGACAGAGAAGCTATTAAAGAAAATATCGGCGGCGAGGCCTTGTTTCGAATTTGGTAATAAAAAATATGAGCAGAATAGGAAAAAAACCAATTTCTATACCGGAGAATACCACTGTCAGCTTAAACGACGGCCTTTTGCTGGTAAAGGGCCCAAAAGGTGAGATTTCCAGAAAGTTTAACGACAATATCAAAATTTCTGTTGAGGATAATTCGGTAAAGTTAACACCTGCAAAGAAAGATAATTTCAGCCAAGTTCTCTGGGGAACCTACGCTTCTCATGTTGCCAATATGGTAAGTGGGGTAAACACCGGTTTTGAGAAAAAACTCGTAATAGAGGGTATTGGATTTAAAGCGGAGGTTAAGGGCGATAGCATTGTCTTAAACGTCGGTTTCTCTCATCCCGTAGAGTTAAAAATCCCTGGAGGGATAAATGTTGTGACCGAAAAAGATTCAATAAAAATTTCCGGGATTGATAAAGAAATGGTCGGGCAGTTTGCCGCTAAAGTAAGAGATGTTAAGAAACCAGAACCTTACAAAGGAAAAGGTATTCATTACGAAGGAGAACAGATTAGAAGAAAACAAGGCAAGAAGTCTGCGTAAAAATTTTTAAACAAAGCTATGAAAGTCTTAACAAAGATAGAAAGAAGGAGAAAGAGAATAAGGTCAAAAATTTTTGGCACGGTAGAGCGACCACGGGTTAGTGTGTTTCGATCCAACACTTCTATCTACGCTCAAGTCATTGATGATAAAACCGGAGAGACATTGGTAGCTATTCATACTAAGAATGTTGAAGGTAAGAATCCTACCGAAAGAGCCAAACAAGCCGGCAAATTGTTGGCCGAGAAAGCTAAAGAAAAGAAAATTACAAAGATAGTTTTTGATAGAGGGGGTTATTTGTTTGGTGGTAAAATCAAGGCTTTAGCAGAAGGGTTGAGAGAGGGTGGTCTAGAATTTTAATTTGTTTTTTAAAGATTATGAAATCAGAAGAAAAAAAAGAGGAAAAAGCAGGGGCTGAAGTTGCAGACAACAAACAGCGTTCCGACAAGCCGGTCTTTGCAAAAAATAGAAGGCGCCGTTCGGACAAATTCGAAAAAGCCGGCCGACCTAAGCCGGAATTTGAACAGAAGATCATAGAGATCCGCAGGGTTGCCAGAGTTGTTTCTGGTGGAAGACGCTTTAGTTTTAGTGTGGCCTTAGTTGCCGGCAATAGAAAAGGATCAGTCGGTGTCGGGCTTGGCAAGTCAAATGATACTCCGGTTGCGATTGAAAAAGCTTACAGAGACGCAAAGAAAAATTTGATAAATATATCTTTAACCAAAGACTCCTCTATCCCACATTTGGTAAAAGGTAAATTTTCTAGCTCAAAAGTAATAATGATGCCGGCTCCTGGTAGAGGAATATTAGCCGGAAGCTCCGTTCGAGACGTGGTGGAATTGGCAGGAATAAAGAATATAAATTCTAAGGTTGTCTCCGGTAGCAAAAATAAGCTAAATAATGCCAAAGCGGCAATAGAAGCATTAGTTCAGTTTCAAGGTTAGATTTGAAATAAATTAAACACTATGCAGTTACACAACTTAAAACCAAAAACCAAAAACAAAAAATCCCGCCAGGTTGGACGTGGAGGTAAGAGAGGAAAAACCTCCGGTCGTGGTATGAAGGGGCAAAAAGCTCGAGCCGGTCGCAAATTAAGACCGGAAGTTAGAGATTTGATAAAGCGTTTGCCTAAAAAAAGAGGTTATAGATTCAAGAGTTTTCAGATCAAGCCCGTAATTATTTCTCTACAAGATATAGAAGACAATTTTTCATCTGGCGAAGAGGTTAGTCCTGATTCTTTATCTAAGAAAAATTTGATTACCAGAAAAGATTTGGAGATTGGAGTAAAAGTCTTGTCTGATGGTAAACTAACTAAAAAGATTGTTCTGTCCGGATGTTTGTTTTCCAGTTCTGCAAAGTCTGCAATTGAGAAAGCCGGAGGCGAGGTAAAATAAAAATATGAGCGGATTTAGCACAAAGTTAAAACTCATCTTCCAAGATAGGATTTTGAGAAAAAGAATATTTTTTGTCCTTGGGGCTTTAGTAGTCTTCAGGATGCTGGCATCCATCCCCATCCCCGGAGTTGACGCTTTTCAGTTAGAGAGGTTTTTTTCTGACAATCAATTTCTGGGTCTTTTGAACATTTTTTCCGGTGGTGGTTTGGCCAATCTTTCGATTGTGATGCTTGGTGTTGCGCCTTATATTACCGCTTCTATTATTATGCAGCTTCTGACCATTATGTCGCCCAAACTTAAAGCCATGTATCAGGAGGAGGGGGACGCGGGCAGGAAAAAATTTAATCAGTATTCAAGATTTTTGACCGTGCCTCTTGCTTTTATTCAAGGTTTTGGTTTTTTGGCTTTTCTTCGCTCACAGGGCGTGCTTGCGGAAATGACTTTAACTGATCAGTTGGTGAACGTTTTGATTATTGCCGCCGGTTCAATTTTGCTTATGTGGATTGGTGAATTAATTTCGGAGTTTGGTATTGGTAACGGAGTTTCAATATTAATTTTTGCCGGTATTGTCGCCGTCCTACCTTCAACTATTACCCAGCTCTTGTTTACTTTCGAAATATCGCAATTACCAATTTATCTTGCCGCCTTTGTTGCCGCTCTAGCGATAACTTACGGTGTGGTCTTTATTACTGAAGCCGAGAGGCCAATCCCAATTACTTATAGCAAGAGAATCAGGGGCTCTCGAGTCTTCGGTGGAGTTTCAACTTATTTACCGCTACGTTTGAATCAAGCTGGAGTAATTCCGATTATCTTTGCGCTCTCTATTCTTCTTTTCCCGCAAATGGTCTTAAATTTTCTAGGTAGTATTGATAATTTGACAGTTCAAAATATTTCTCAAATTCTTTTGAGAATTGTTGAACAGCCGTGGATTTACGCGACAGTCTATTTTGGTCTGGTTTTCCTCTTCACCTATTTTTATACTGCTGTAACTTTTGACCCGAATACGACCGCGACTCATTTGCAGAAGAGTGGAGCTTTTATCCCCGGAGTTCGTCCCGGAGAAAACACTTCTTCTTATGTCGGAAAGATTTTAACTCGCCTGACTTTGGTTGGCGCCTCGTTTTTGGGTATTATCGCTGTTCTACCCCTTGTTATGGTGGCTTTAACCGACATCACCGCTTTTGCTATCGGTGGCACAGGCCTTCTGATTGTTGTTTCGGTTGTGATTGATTTGATAAAGAAAATCGAAGCCCAGATAACAGCAAGAGAATATTAAAAGATGCAAATGCGAACACGAACTTTCATGTTTTTTGGCCCGTCTGGCTCTGGCAAAGGCACACAAGCCAAGCTCTTGATAGATTTTTTGGAAAATAAACAGGGACGGAAAGTTATTTACATAGAAACCGGCCAAAAAATAAGGGAATTTATAATTAATGGCGGTTATACCAGTCGCCTGACCAAAGAAATCATAGACAAAGGTGGACTTCTACCGGCTTTTTTGCCGGTTTGGCTTTGGACGAGTCATTTGAATGAAAATTTTACCGGTGAAGAAGATTTAGTGCTTGACGGTTTGTGTCGTCGACCATATGAAGCGCCGGTTTTGGATTCGGCTTTGAAATTCTACAAATTAGACAAGCCGTTTGTGGTTTCTTTAAATGTTTCTCGCGACTGGTCTATGGAAAGACTTAAATCAAGGGGCCGGAAAGATGACACCGAAGAATACATAAACAGCCGTCTTGATTGGTATGAAAAAGAGGTGGCGCCCTCGGTTGATTTCTTTAGGAATAATCCCGATTATAATCTTTTGGAGATTAACGGCGAACAACCCATAGAGAAAGTTTACGAAGAAATAATTCAAAAATCCGGAATCTAATTTTTCCAATTGTCTATTTTAAAAAACAAAGAGGAAATAGAAATTTTGCGGGAGGGCGGACGACGTTTGGCTCGGATTCTTGCCAAGATAAAAAGTGCCTCAAAACCCGGAATTAGCACCAAAGATCTTGATGATTTAGCTTTTCGGTTGGCAGATGAAGGTGGCGACAAACCGGCGTTTTTAAATTATTGTCCGGAAGAAAATGGCCGGCCATATCCAGCAACCCTTTGCGTTTCAGTAAATGAGGAATTGGTCCACGGCCTGCCTTCTCCCGAAAAAATTTTAAAAGACGGGGATATTATTTCTGTTGATATGGGTCTTAATCATCTGGGTCTTATAACAGATTCAGCAATAACTTTTCCGATAGGCAAGATTCAAAAAGAAACTCAGCTCTTACTTAAGGCGACAAGGGAATGTCTTGAAACTGGAATTAAGGAAGCTAAATCAGGAAACTTTGTTGGTGATATCGGTTTTGCTATAGAGAAAACAGCCAAAAAATACGGTTTTGATTTGGCAAAAGGACTGGCCGGACACGGTGTTGGTCACAAGGTCCATGAGGATCCGCTTATTCCGAATACTGGAAGGAGGGGGAATGGCATGAAGCTAAAAATTGGTATGGTTTTAGCGATTGAGCCAATGCTTTGTCTTGGCAGTGGTGAGATTTCTCTGGAAAAAGATGGATTTACTATTAGCACCAAAGACAAATCCCTTTGCGCTCATTTTGAACATACAATTGCGATTACCGAAAAAGGCCCGGAGGTGTTGACTTGTTGAAGTTCGCGATTTTGCTATTTTTAGTAAATTCTTCTATACTTTTTGCATTATCAACTACAGACTGTTAGCTACAAATTAATTTACTATGCACCCAAGCAAAGAAAAAACACTAGTTATCATTAAGCCCGATGGAATTCAGAGGACTTTGATCGGCGAGATTATTGGACGATATGAAAGAATCGGCTTAAAGCTCGTTGGGCTCAAAATTGTGGTGCCGAAAGAAGATCAAGTTCACGCTCACTACACAGTTGATCCGGAATGGATTCAAAAAACTGGTGAAAAGGCGATTTCGGCTTATGAGAAGAAAGGGCAAACTCCTCCCTCAACAGATCCGATGGAAGTCGGCAACAAAGTTTTGGAAAATTTGAAAAAATATTTAACATCCGGCCCGGTTGTGGCAATGGTTTGGCAAGGCGCTCATGCGGTTGAGGTTGTTCGAAAAATTACTGGAGGCACGGAACCCCGTTCAAGCGATGTCGGCACCATCCGAGGCGATTTTGTATTGGATTCATATCAAATGGCTGACACTGACGGCCGAGCTATCAGAAATCTTATTCACGCTTCCGGCTCAACTGATGAAGCTCAAAAAGAAATTTCTCTTTGGTTTGACGGAAATGAAATCGTAAATTATCGATTAGTTCAGGAACAAATCACATACGATGTAAATCTAGACGGGATTTTGGAGTAATTCTCTTGTTTTTGGTATAATCTATAAGGGGTTGTTTGAAACATTCTCTATGACATTTGTCAGGGAGTTCAAATTGCTCTACTCCTCGGAGTAGAGTTGAGAGCACCCACCTATGATTTTATAGGGCAAATGTTTTCAAATGACCCCCACTAAAATTCCTCCGCCCGAAGCGGGGGAATTTTAGTTTTGGCACTGTGATATCATTAAGGCGTGCAAAACTAGTTAAAAAATGGAAAATAAAATTCTAAAAATTATCCTAGGACTCATTGTCGCTATTGCTATTTTACACACGGTAGCCATCTATTTCTATTTGTATTACGAACTTTGGTGGTTTGATATTTTGATGCACTTTGTTGGCGGTTTTTGGACAGTCTTGTTTTTTCTCTGGCTTTTGGTTTTTTCTGGAGCGTTTTTGCTTGATGTTGAACGTAAAAATCCGGCGATTCTGTCTTTCTTGGCAACGTCTTTTCTTGTGATCGTTGCTGTTTTTTGGGAAATTTTTGAACTAAAATTTGGTCTGACTTCTCTTAACGACTTTGATTATATTCAAGACACAGTTTCTGATATCTTTTCGGCTTTTGCCGGCGGACTTTTGGCTTCTCTATTTTTCTTCCGGAAAGTTTTTAAAAACTTCTAAAAGAAAAAGGCGCCCCATACAGATAGCGCCCACGAAACCGTCTTCATCAGCTGCTGACTCTTTCCGCCTTACTCAGGTAGAGTTTCCGGCAGAGTTGACTCGGCTGGGGTTTGGTTTCCCCCCTTTCTTCTTTTTCTCCTTCTTTCCGGCACACTTCCTGTTCCTCTGCCGGATGCGTTGTTGATTGAGGTTTTTCCACACGCTCTTTTTCCATGGATTTCTCCTTCTTGGTGTGCGAGTCCAAAATATATGATAGCAAAATATCCACCTCGCGCAATGCAAGGTGTGGATTTTGACTGTTGGAGTTAGGAGATTTTTTTAATTACCCTCTTGAAAGTTTCCGGATGATTTTGTGCCAAGCCGGAGAGGATTTTTCTGTCTAAAGCGATATTGGCTTTTTTCAGAGCACCAATCAGTTTACTGTAAGAAACTCCCTGCTCTTTTGAAGCGGCTCCTATCCGCACGTTCCAAAGTTTTCGGAAGTCATTTTTCTTATCTCTTCGGTGCGCAAAAGCGTGAGCGCCAGCATGAACTAGCGCTTCATATGCTTGTCTTTCTTTTTTTGACCTGCCATGTCTGTAACCCTTGGCTCTCTTTAAAACATTCTTTCTTGTTTTAAGGGCGTGAACCCCCTTCTTTACTCTTGTCATGGTTCTTTCGGCTTAGATAATATTTTATTTTGATAAAAATCTTCTACTGATTCTCTTGTTAAATTTCAGAGATGAGGATCTCCTTTTTGCAATCCCTTTCCGACCGCTGTCTTTGGAATTGAAATGATTTTGACCAGTTTTTCTTGCAATAACTTTTCCTTTTCTGGTTACTTTCAACCTTTTTGTATACGATTTGTTTGTTTTCATAATCTTAAGTTATTAAACGCTTAGTTTTTGACTCTAGTTTTTTATTGTATCCTGAAGCTAATTTATAGAACTTATTTTTATTTTTTCTCTATTATTATTGTCATTCCCTTCGGACTTTTTTTGGGCGGTTCAGCGATTTTATACTCAACCGGCAATAATTTCAAGATTCTATCCATTCTGTCCTTCAAGAAGTTTTGTTCAAGATATTTTGTTCGGCCTGGTAGGAACAAATCAATTTTTACTCTGTGTTTTTCGCTTAACCACTCGCCGGCTTTTTTAGCTTTTAAGCCAAGGTCATGCTCTCCGGTACCGATTTTTATTTGTATATTTTTTACTTCTACTGACCGGGATTTTGACTTCGCTTGTTTTTGCTTCTTGTTTTCTTCGTACTGATATTTTCCAAAATCAGAGATTCTGGCTATGGGCGGATTGGCGTTTGGTGAAATTTCTATTAAATCAAGACCCAGCTCCTCGCTTTTTTTGAGAGCTTCACTTAAGGTCAAAATTCCGAGATTTTCGCCTTGGGATCCAATAACCCTTAATTCAGAGGCCCTAATTTGGTGGTTTATCCTTGCTTTCCAGTTATTCAATTATTTTAGGCGACAAGTTATTAACTTCTAAAGTATAGCACGACTTGTTTTTTACTGCAAATTTTTTCCTAGCGCTCTAGTGGTGATGGTGGTGATGGTGGTGTTCTATTTTTGGTTTTTGACCCTTATATTTTTCCAGCACAAAGACGGCAATCAATGTTGTTATTGGTATTGTCAGCACAAGGCCGATGCTTCCGACTATTGTTCGTAAGATTTCTAAGGCAAAAACTTCTTG from Candidatus Paceibacterota bacterium includes:
- a CDS encoding 50S ribosomal protein L35, with product MKTNKSYTKRLKVTRKGKVIARKTGQNHFNSKDSGRKGIAKRRSSSLKFNKRISRRFLSK
- a CDS encoding nucleoside monophosphate kinase, yielding MRTRTFMFFGPSGSGKGTQAKLLIDFLENKQGRKVIYIETGQKIREFIINGGYTSRLTKEIIDKGGLLPAFLPVWLWTSHLNENFTGEEDLVLDGLCRRPYEAPVLDSALKFYKLDKPFVVSLNVSRDWSMERLKSRGRKDDTEEYINSRLDWYEKEVAPSVDFFRNNPDYNLLEINGEQPIEKVYEEIIQKSGI
- a CDS encoding 30S ribosomal protein S5 — encoded protein: MKSEEKKEEKAGAEVADNKQRSDKPVFAKNRRRRSDKFEKAGRPKPEFEQKIIEIRRVARVVSGGRRFSFSVALVAGNRKGSVGVGLGKSNDTPVAIEKAYRDAKKNLINISLTKDSSIPHLVKGKFSSSKVIMMPAPGRGILAGSSVRDVVELAGIKNINSKVVSGSKNKLNNAKAAIEALVQFQG
- the infC gene encoding translation initiation factor IF-3, coding for MNNWKARINHQIRASELRVIGSQGENLGILTLSEALKKSEELGLDLIEISPNANPPIARISDFGKYQYEENKKQKQAKSKSRSVEVKNIQIKIGTGEHDLGLKAKKAGEWLSEKHRVKIDLFLPGRTKYLEQNFLKDRMDRILKLLPVEYKIAEPPKKSPKGMTIIIEKK
- the map gene encoding type I methionyl aminopeptidase, with the protein product MSILKNKEEIEILREGGRRLARILAKIKSASKPGISTKDLDDLAFRLADEGGDKPAFLNYCPEENGRPYPATLCVSVNEELVHGLPSPEKILKDGDIISVDMGLNHLGLITDSAITFPIGKIQKETQLLLKATRECLETGIKEAKSGNFVGDIGFAIEKTAKKYGFDLAKGLAGHGVGHKVHEDPLIPNTGRRGNGMKLKIGMVLAIEPMLCLGSGEISLEKDGFTISTKDKSLCAHFEHTIAITEKGPEVLTC
- a CDS encoding nucleoside-diphosphate kinase; translated protein: MHPSKEKTLVIIKPDGIQRTLIGEIIGRYERIGLKLVGLKIVVPKEDQVHAHYTVDPEWIQKTGEKAISAYEKKGQTPPSTDPMEVGNKVLENLKKYLTSGPVVAMVWQGAHAVEVVRKITGGTEPRSSDVGTIRGDFVLDSYQMADTDGRAIRNLIHASGSTDEAQKEISLWFDGNEIVNYRLVQEQITYDVNLDGILE
- the rplO gene encoding 50S ribosomal protein L15; translated protein: MQLHNLKPKTKNKKSRQVGRGGKRGKTSGRGMKGQKARAGRKLRPEVRDLIKRLPKKRGYRFKSFQIKPVIISLQDIEDNFSSGEEVSPDSLSKKNLITRKDLEIGVKVLSDGKLTKKIVLSGCLFSSSAKSAIEKAGGEVK
- the rplR gene encoding 50S ribosomal protein L18 encodes the protein MKVLTKIERRRKRIRSKIFGTVERPRVSVFRSNTSIYAQVIDDKTGETLVAIHTKNVEGKNPTERAKQAGKLLAEKAKEKKITKIVFDRGGYLFGGKIKALAEGLREGGLEF
- the secY gene encoding preprotein translocase subunit SecY, coding for MSGFSTKLKLIFQDRILRKRIFFVLGALVVFRMLASIPIPGVDAFQLERFFSDNQFLGLLNIFSGGGLANLSIVMLGVAPYITASIIMQLLTIMSPKLKAMYQEEGDAGRKKFNQYSRFLTVPLAFIQGFGFLAFLRSQGVLAEMTLTDQLVNVLIIAAGSILLMWIGELISEFGIGNGVSILIFAGIVAVLPSTITQLLFTFEISQLPIYLAAFVAALAITYGVVFITEAERPIPITYSKRIRGSRVFGGVSTYLPLRLNQAGVIPIIFALSILLFPQMVLNFLGSIDNLTVQNISQILLRIVEQPWIYATVYFGLVFLFTYFYTAVTFDPNTTATHLQKSGAFIPGVRPGENTSSYVGKILTRLTLVGASFLGIIAVLPLVMVALTDITAFAIGGTGLLIVVSVVIDLIKKIEAQITAREY
- the rplT gene encoding 50S ribosomal protein L20 encodes the protein MTRVKKGVHALKTRKNVLKRAKGYRHGRSKKERQAYEALVHAGAHAFAHRRDKKNDFRKLWNVRIGAASKEQGVSYSKLIGALKKANIALDRKILSGLAQNHPETFKRVIKKIS
- the rplF gene encoding 50S ribosomal protein L6 — protein: MSRIGKKPISIPENTTVSLNDGLLLVKGPKGEISRKFNDNIKISVEDNSVKLTPAKKDNFSQVLWGTYASHVANMVSGVNTGFEKKLVIEGIGFKAEVKGDSIVLNVGFSHPVELKIPGGINVVTEKDSIKISGIDKEMVGQFAAKVRDVKKPEPYKGKGIHYEGEQIRRKQGKKSA
- the rpsH gene encoding 30S ribosomal protein S8, producing MTDPISDLLIRIKNAAQTGKKHASVSYSKLMLNLLEVLEKEGFVEKISQKGKKPGDRSIEFEISYDGSKPKVKGTERVSRFSRRVYLKNKDIAAVRKGFGRVILTTPKGVMADREAIKENIGGEALFRIW
- a CDS encoding type Z 30S ribosomal protein S14, giving the protein MATKAQIAKSKKKPKFQTRTVRRCFKCGRCRGYMRDFDLCRICFREFANEGVLPGIKKSSW
- the rplE gene encoding 50S ribosomal protein L5, coding for MTQIAQKLEKTFEALKPAMGYQGQMQAPRLEKVVLSVGVGSVKDKKKLEVIEDRLAKITGQKPSPRPAKISIANFKSRQGEIVGYQITLRGKRMIDFLERFIRIALPRSKDFKGISSDFLDDIGNLTIGIKEHTIFPETSDEDIKDVFGLAVTIVTTAKNKPEAEAFFRHLGLPFKK